A stretch of Chaetodon auriga isolate fChaAug3 chromosome 21, fChaAug3.hap1, whole genome shotgun sequence DNA encodes these proteins:
- the LOC143314411 gene encoding uncharacterized protein LOC143314411: MHGLLDEQSLLCSQLRVFLPGTLPTSLSPTHDRTVASQCCLLPWITPAEMHLSAHMPSWSTCNVDSPRQSPSGSENICEGLGCSPTQTGKLEIVGFLQRLKESLRHSVNTDSLEQKVSGVLPETTSN, translated from the exons ATGCACGGACTGTTGGATGAgcagtctctgctctgctctcaacTCAGAGTCTTTCTACCTGGGACTCTGCCCACATCATTGAGCCCCACCCACGACAGGACAGTAGCCAGTCAGTGCTGTCTGCTGCCCTGGATCACTCCAGCTGAAATGCACCTGAGTGCCCACATGCCCTCCTGGAGCACCTGTAATGTGGACTCCCCCAGACAGTCACCTTCTGGATCAGAGAACATCTGTGAGGGCCTGGGCTGTTCACCCACTCAGACAGGCAAACTGGAAATAGTGGGCTTCCTCCAGAGA CTGAAGGAGTCTTTGCGTCATTCTGTGAATACAGATTCATTGGAACAAAAG GTGTCAGGGGTGCTGCCTGAGACTACATCTAACTGA
- the ppp1r17 gene encoding protein phosphatase 1 regulatory subunit 17 gives MTTGCMRSTLEPEHRLMTQESTHYQEVLESLVDRKSEMKDGKEEALCAENQQEDQLKKPRRKDTPVLNSPPHIPGVRLLKTEKRMVHLEDEEKDVTD, from the exons ATGACGACTGGCTGTATGCGGTCGACCCTGGAGCCTGAACATCGACTGATGACACAAGAGAGCACACATT ACCAGGAGGTTCTGGAGAGCCTGGTGGATAGAAAGTCAGAGATGAAAGATGGTAAAGAGGAGGCTCTTTGTGCAGAGAATCAGCAGGAAGACCAGCTGAAGAAACCTCGCAGAAAAGACACACCAGTCCTCAACTCTCCTCCACATATACCAG GAGTAAGATTGCTAAAGACAGAGAAGCGGATGGTCCACTTAGAGGATGAGGAAAAGGATGTGACGGATTAA